The proteins below are encoded in one region of Triticum aestivum cultivar Chinese Spring chromosome 1B, IWGSC CS RefSeq v2.1, whole genome shotgun sequence:
- the LOC123096821 gene encoding non-classical arabinogalactan protein 31, whose amino-acid sequence MAVLAKCLLLFSLSAALFSLLGTGASAMGLPQPHVPVNFTIGVQGMVWCKTCRYIGYNAAMDASPLQGAEVYLQCRHGPRRLKKLPGTSGQGGYFVIQSAHMASFTNDECMVYAESSSSTACGLVDEPAAGEGLPLKFDSFVKHGDGLQALYSVGNFFFRPSNPNKC is encoded by the exons ATGGCGGTGCTAGCCAAGTGCCTCCTTCTGTTCTCTCTCTCCGCGGCGCTCTTCTCTCTGCTCGGCACCGGCGCCTCCGCCATGGGCCTGCCCCAGCCTCATGTGCCGGTGAACTTCACCATCGGCGTGCAGGGCATGGTCTGGTGCAAGACCTGCAGGTACATCGGCTACAACGCCGCCATGGACGCCTCCCCGCTCCAAG GCGCGGAGGTGTACCTGCAGTGCCGGCACGGCCCGCGGCGGCTGAAGAAGTTGCCAGGGACATCGGGGCAGGGCGGCTACTTCGTCATCCAGTCGGCGCACATGGCGTCCTTCACCAACGACGAGTGCATGGTGTACGCAGAGAGCTCATCGTCGACCGCGTGTGGCCTAGTCGACGAACCCGCCGCCGGCGAGGGGCTGCCGCTCAAGTTCGACTCCTTCGTCAAGCACGGCGACGGCCTGCAGGCCCTCTACTCCGTCGGCAACTTTTTCTTCCGCCCCAGCAACCCCAACAAGTGCTAG